A region from the Vicia villosa cultivar HV-30 ecotype Madison, WI linkage group LG3, Vvil1.0, whole genome shotgun sequence genome encodes:
- the LOC131656625 gene encoding protein translation factor SUI1 homolog 2-like has product MVALEIQVPTSYDPFSEAIESDAPGAKEYVHIRIQQRNGKKSLTTVQGLKKEFSYQKILKDLKKEFCCNGNVVQDKELGKVIQLQGDQRKKVSQFLVQVGLVRKDQIKIHGF; this is encoded by the coding sequence ATGGTTGCGTTAGAAATCCAGGTCCCAACTTCATATGATCCATTTTCCGAAGCGATAGAATCAGACGCTCCTGGAGCGAAAGAGTATGTTCATATACGAATTCAGCAAAGGAACGGAAAAAAGAGTTTAACAACGGTTCAAGGACTGAAGAAAGAGTTCAGCTACCAGAAGATTCTGAAGGATCTCAAGAAAGAGTTCTGCTGCAACGGGAATGTTGTACAGGATAAGGAGCTTGGTAAAGTTATTCAACTTCAAGGTGACCAGAGGAAGAAAGTTTCGCAGTTTTTGGTTCAGGTTGGACTTGTGAGGAAGGATCAGATTAAGATTCATGGTTTTTGA